In the Oncorhynchus keta strain PuntledgeMale-10-30-2019 chromosome 29, Oket_V2, whole genome shotgun sequence genome, one interval contains:
- the vcpkmt gene encoding protein-lysine methyltransferase METTL21D yields MAEHTLHHNNYFTRDVEKNDGSVLKIKQCFKGDVGCVVWDAAIVLSKYLETKPLYDPCSGVNMWASKNILELGAGTGVVGLMAASLGAQVTVTDLEDLQSLLQVNIQDNQELVSSGSIEAKVLKWGENVSEFLPHPHFILMADCIYYEQSVKPLVETLKHLVGPETTIICCYEQRTVGVNPKVEKQFFELLLQDFQSEEIPLNKQDPEYNSPDIRILHIRRAV; encoded by the exons ATGGCGGAGCATACGTTACACCACAATAATTATTTTACAAGAGACGTTGAGAAAAACGACGGATCTGTCTTGAAAATCAAACAGTGCTTTAAAGGAGACGTCGGTTGTGTGGTGTGGGATGCAGCAATTGTCCTGTCAAAATATTTAGAAACTAAACCGTTGTATGACCCTTGCTCGGGCGTGAACATGTGGGCTAGCAAAAACATTCTGGAGttaggagcaggaacaggagttGTGGGCCTTATGGCAGCATCTTTGGG GGCTCAGGTTACTGTGACAGACCTCGAGGACCTGCAGTCTCTACTCCAAGTCAATATCCAAGACAACCAGGAACTTGTCAGCAGTGGATCCATCGAAGCCAAGGTACTAAAATG GGGTGAAAATGTGTCAGAGTTTCTACCACACCCACATTTTATCCTGATGGCGGACTGCATCTATTATGAACAG TCCGTGAAGCCACTGGTGGAAACCCTGAAGCACCTGGTTGGACCGGAGACCACCATCATCTGCTGCTATGAGCAACGCACAGTGGGTGTCAACCCCAAAGTGGAGAAACAATTTTTTGAG TTGCTTCTACAAGACTTCCAGTCTGAGGAGATCCCTTTGAACAAGCAGGACCCAGAGTATAACAGTCCTGACATCCGCATCCTTCACATTCGCAGAGCTGTCTGA